One genomic window of Kosmotoga olearia TBF 19.5.1 includes the following:
- a CDS encoding HD domain-containing protein produces MKKDISNLGMNLSARRLNRILSILFSEMKDLSDEDRDLPIRWNVIHMYTSSQIAKILALKRGIDPELAGIAAALHDIGVVKTKRHKNHAEAAERYVYEIIESYNSKHRGDLPQITKEEAELIVNAIVQHSQKEIISDNPFVEILKDVDSLDRYLHGVKTEGTHRERCIKVLKELGIEENLINRTKKVSY; encoded by the coding sequence ATGAAGAAGGATATTAGCAATTTAGGAATGAACCTATCAGCAAGACGATTGAATAGAATTTTATCAATATTGTTTTCAGAAATGAAGGATCTATCAGATGAAGATAGAGATTTACCAATTCGTTGGAATGTAATTCACATGTATACCAGCTCACAAATCGCAAAAATATTAGCACTTAAACGAGGGATAGATCCAGAATTAGCAGGAATAGCAGCAGCTCTTCACGATATTGGTGTAGTAAAGACAAAGCGACATAAAAATCATGCCGAAGCAGCAGAGAGATATGTATATGAAATTATTGAGAGCTATAATTCCAAACATAGAGGTGATTTGCCTCAAATTACTAAAGAAGAAGCAGAATTAATTGTAAATGCTATAGTTCAGCACAGCCAAAAAGAAATTATTTCAGATAATCCCTTCGTTGAAATCTTAAAGGATGTTGATTCATTAGACAGATACTTACATGGCGTAAAAACAGAAGGAACGCATCGTGAAAGATGCATAAAAGTATTGAAGGAACTTGGAATTGAAGAAAATCTCATCAATAGAACAAAAAAGGTGAGTTATTAA
- a CDS encoding carbohydrate kinase family protein: MAKPVLCAGEVLLDFLSKNPGAGLDETTLFEKRPGGSPFNIAVGLRRLGVPVAFLGKVGTDEFGDALFSYLASEGIDTRFVVRSPGTKTSLAFAAIDKHGKPVFRFYRDNAADVSLKITEIPDINPQDFSLYHCGSISLLEEPSASTYLEIFRRFVKSGIKTSFDPNIRRSLIKNEKNYRMLLNEIISNADIIKLSDEDLEYITGEKNPEKAVNKLLTKSNAIIFVTLGSKGSLVCKDKEISHVPGYNVKVLETTGCGDSFMAAVLSHIYKLNSEEFVRLSIMELEKIAKFANAEAAIVATRYGAANSMPYKQEVETFFLKDL, translated from the coding sequence ATGGCGAAACCTGTATTATGCGCTGGAGAAGTTTTGCTTGACTTCTTATCCAAGAACCCCGGAGCCGGTCTTGATGAAACCACACTCTTTGAAAAAAGGCCGGGAGGTTCTCCCTTCAATATCGCGGTGGGATTGCGAAGGCTCGGGGTACCCGTGGCATTTCTTGGAAAGGTGGGAACAGACGAATTCGGAGACGCTCTTTTCTCATACCTTGCTTCTGAGGGAATCGATACCCGTTTCGTTGTCAGAAGCCCCGGTACAAAAACCTCTCTTGCCTTCGCTGCAATAGACAAGCACGGAAAACCTGTATTCAGATTTTACCGTGACAACGCCGCGGATGTGAGCTTAAAAATAACGGAAATTCCGGATATCAACCCGCAAGATTTCTCTCTGTACCACTGCGGGTCAATATCCTTACTGGAGGAACCTTCAGCGAGTACTTACCTCGAAATCTTCAGGCGATTCGTAAAATCCGGCATAAAAACATCTTTTGATCCAAATATAAGAAGAAGCCTTATAAAGAACGAAAAGAACTACCGAATGTTATTGAATGAAATTATTTCCAATGCCGATATTATCAAATTGAGCGATGAGGATCTGGAATACATAACAGGCGAAAAGAACCCGGAAAAAGCTGTCAATAAACTTCTTACAAAAAGCAATGCCATTATATTCGTAACCCTCGGAAGTAAGGGTTCGTTGGTTTGCAAGGACAAAGAGATTTCCCATGTTCCCGGTTATAACGTCAAGGTTTTAGAAACAACAGGATGCGGGGATTCATTCATGGCAGCTGTTTTATCCCATATATACAAACTAAACAGTGAAGAATTTGTGCGGTTATCTATCATGGAGCTTGAAAAAATAGCAAAGTTTGCCAATGCCGAAGCTGCCATAGTAGCTACCAGATATGGCGCCGCAAATTCAATGCCGTATAAACAAGAGGTCGAAACATTCTTTTTGAAAGACCTATAA
- the rbsB gene encoding ribose ABC transporter substrate-binding protein RbsB, whose product MKKVLVLFSLLLLVSVFALGATYRIGLSLSTLNNPFFVTLRDGALDMAGKLGVEVIVADAQDNPAKQLSDIEDFIQQRLDLIIINPTDSDAIVTAVEEANDAGIPVITVDRASNGGKVVCHIASDNVAGGRMAGEFVAKLLGGKGKVVELEGIVGTSAARDRGKGFEEAIAKYPGIKLVAKQTANFNRAEGLIVMENILQAHPDIDAVFAQNDEMALGAIEAIKAAGLLGKIYVVGFDAIDDAVEAVKKGEMAATIAQQPYKMGELAVLKAFEYLTTGSIYIPVDLKLVVNE is encoded by the coding sequence ATGAAAAAGGTACTGGTGTTATTCAGTTTATTGCTTTTGGTGTCAGTCTTCGCATTGGGAGCAACTTACAGAATAGGTCTGTCTCTTTCGACACTCAACAACCCGTTCTTTGTTACGTTGAGAGACGGTGCGCTGGACATGGCAGGTAAATTGGGGGTAGAAGTTATCGTTGCAGATGCTCAGGACAACCCGGCGAAACAGCTCAGCGATATCGAAGACTTCATTCAACAACGTCTAGATCTGATAATCATCAACCCAACTGACAGTGATGCAATCGTAACGGCAGTTGAGGAAGCAAACGATGCCGGCATTCCTGTGATAACAGTTGACAGAGCTTCCAATGGTGGAAAGGTTGTTTGCCACATCGCTTCTGATAACGTTGCCGGTGGAAGGATGGCCGGTGAATTTGTGGCGAAACTTCTTGGTGGAAAAGGTAAGGTCGTTGAACTGGAAGGTATAGTTGGAACTTCCGCTGCGAGAGATCGCGGAAAAGGTTTTGAAGAAGCTATAGCAAAATACCCCGGGATAAAGCTGGTAGCAAAACAGACCGCTAACTTCAACAGAGCGGAAGGGTTAATAGTTATGGAAAACATTCTTCAGGCACATCCAGATATTGACGCCGTTTTTGCCCAGAACGATGAAATGGCACTTGGAGCGATTGAGGCGATCAAAGCAGCCGGACTGCTTGGAAAAATCTATGTAGTTGGTTTTGATGCCATCGATGATGCTGTTGAAGCAGTCAAAAAAGGCGAAATGGCTGCGACCATTGCCCAGCAACCTTACAAGATGGGAGAGCTTGCAGTTCTCAAGGCGTTCGAGTACCTCACAACGGGCTCTATTTATATCCCTGTTGATCTAAAACTTGTTGTGAATGAATAA
- a CDS encoding DUF2202 domain-containing protein, whose translation MKKSILVLSLVIMVVGVSFAGITLNASEVDSVLFMVEEEKLARDVYLTLYDKWGLITFSNIARSEQRHVDAVKYIIEKYGLEDPTIDEIGVFKNEELQALYTQLVETGSKSLVDAIKIGLLIEELDIKDLKERIEATDNGDIITVFNLLMDGSENHFRAFYSLLQRFSTEDYTPQYITIEEMQEILSGTNERGGMGHRPF comes from the coding sequence ATGAAAAAAAGTATTCTAGTTTTGTCACTTGTGATAATGGTTGTAGGAGTAAGTTTTGCAGGAATTACTCTTAATGCTTCTGAAGTAGACAGTGTTTTATTCATGGTTGAAGAAGAGAAATTAGCTAGAGACGTTTATCTAACGCTCTACGACAAATGGGGTCTTATAACCTTTTCCAACATTGCCAGAAGCGAACAACGCCACGTAGATGCTGTCAAATACATCATTGAAAAATACGGTCTCGAAGATCCAACTATTGACGAGATAGGCGTCTTCAAAAATGAAGAACTGCAGGCACTTTACACCCAACTGGTAGAAACAGGAAGCAAATCACTCGTAGATGCAATAAAAATTGGACTTCTCATCGAGGAACTGGATATAAAAGACTTGAAGGAAAGAATCGAAGCCACAGACAATGGAGATATAATCACTGTGTTTAACCTTCTCATGGATGGATCAGAAAATCATTTCAGAGCTTTCTACTCACTGTTGCAGAGATTCTCAACTGAAGATTACACGCCTCAGTACATAACGATTGAAGAAATGCAGGAAATCCTCTCCGGCACAAATGAAAGAGGAGGAATGGGGCATCGCCCGTTCTGA
- the trhA gene encoding PAQR family membrane homeostasis protein TrhA: MSLKDKSKMDKMISSEESNEYVNSITHLVGAVLSIAGLVVLIVFSALQHKWVHLISFSIYGFTVFLSMLASSLLHFFLLFNKYHRVFGILDHSAIYLLIAGTYTPFCLAVVGGVLGWTVFGIIWGLAILNIVIKSVFFNKIPKSISTVGYIAMGWLSIVLVYSVYVRLGLLSIILMILGGLFYTVGAGIFFAGKPNPKPPYFGNHEIWHIMVLLGNITFFAVMVFFVLPYPGP; the protein is encoded by the coding sequence TTGAGTTTAAAAGATAAAAGCAAGATGGATAAAATGATTTCTTCGGAAGAGTCTAATGAATACGTGAATTCCATTACGCACCTTGTTGGTGCTGTTCTTTCTATTGCTGGATTGGTGGTTCTTATTGTTTTTTCAGCTCTTCAGCACAAATGGGTTCATCTGATAAGCTTCAGTATTTATGGCTTTACGGTGTTTTTGTCAATGCTTGCCAGCAGTCTTTTGCATTTCTTCCTGCTTTTTAATAAATATCACAGGGTTTTCGGGATTCTTGATCACAGCGCAATATATTTGCTTATAGCTGGGACGTACACACCTTTCTGTCTTGCCGTGGTTGGTGGTGTACTTGGTTGGACGGTTTTTGGGATCATATGGGGACTGGCGATACTCAACATCGTTATCAAGTCTGTGTTTTTCAACAAGATACCAAAAAGTATTTCCACAGTCGGATACATTGCTATGGGCTGGTTATCGATAGTTTTGGTTTACAGTGTTTATGTGCGTTTGGGACTTTTGAGTATTATCCTTATGATCCTTGGGGGATTATTCTACACGGTTGGCGCAGGGATATTTTTCGCCGGGAAGCCTAATCCAAAACCACCTTATTTTGGGAATCACGAAATCTGGCATATTATGGTACTTCTGGGCAATATAACATTCTTTGCCGTAATGGTGTTTTTTGTTCTTCCTTATCCTGGTCCCTGA
- a CDS encoding ABC transporter permease has product MLKKIIDFFRKFPIIVGFLGIVILFSILSDRFLTLSNFLNVLRQISINAIMAFGMTFVILSGGIDLSVGSVFALSAVVGASILKGGSILWGVLAALGVGAAMGTFNGFIIARMKLQPFIVTLSTMAIARSFTQVYTQGRPITGLPAAFREFGRGEWLQVPIPIYIMAGVFVAGFYILTNTKLGLYTYSIGGNEEATRLSGVKVDRYKVIIYMISGLLSALSALILTARLNSAQPIFGMGYELDAIAAVVLGGTSLSGGKGSIIGTLFGALVMGIINNGMNLVNVSPFYQQAVKGAVILLAVMAERAGQK; this is encoded by the coding sequence ATGTTGAAGAAAATCATTGACTTTTTCAGAAAATTCCCCATAATAGTAGGTTTTCTAGGAATCGTGATTTTATTCAGCATTTTGTCTGACCGATTCCTGACGCTGTCAAACTTTCTGAATGTTCTCAGGCAGATTTCCATAAATGCAATCATGGCTTTTGGTATGACCTTCGTGATATTGTCTGGTGGGATAGACCTTTCGGTAGGCTCTGTTTTTGCCCTTTCGGCAGTTGTGGGAGCTTCGATTTTGAAGGGCGGATCAATACTTTGGGGTGTGCTTGCCGCCCTCGGTGTCGGAGCCGCTATGGGAACATTCAACGGTTTTATAATCGCACGAATGAAGCTTCAGCCTTTCATTGTAACACTTTCCACAATGGCAATTGCGAGAAGTTTCACACAGGTTTACACGCAGGGTAGACCAATAACCGGGTTACCCGCTGCTTTCAGAGAATTTGGTAGAGGTGAATGGCTCCAAGTACCGATTCCAATTTATATAATGGCAGGGGTTTTCGTCGCGGGATTCTACATTTTGACAAATACAAAACTCGGGTTATATACGTATTCAATAGGTGGGAATGAAGAAGCCACAAGGCTGAGCGGCGTCAAGGTTGACCGTTACAAGGTAATTATTTATATGATTAGCGGTCTTCTTTCAGCATTGAGTGCACTGATTTTAACAGCAAGGTTGAATAGTGCTCAACCGATATTCGGAATGGGGTACGAACTCGATGCGATAGCGGCGGTCGTTTTGGGAGGAACAAGCCTTTCAGGTGGTAAGGGTTCGATAATTGGAACACTATTTGGGGCTCTGGTAATGGGGATTATAAACAACGGAATGAACCTGGTGAATGTTTCACCATTCTACCAGCAAGCTGTAAAAGGTGCAGTAATACTGCTCGCCGTTATGGCTGAACGTGCGGGTCAGAAATAA
- a CDS encoding LacI family DNA-binding transcriptional regulator: MKSKHVSIRDVAKHAGVSIATVSRVFNKTSFVSEELVEKVLTSARELGYHPNRVAQSLRKGQTKTIGFLIPDIVNPFFSSMVKGAEDFLKSLGYIILLCSSSGDREKENELLATFYSRKIDGLIAITLEENNPLIDSAISKKIPTILMDNIVNRPTISCVASDNYGGIKKLMNYLIETGHRSFVFLSGDPIIHSAKERLKAFKDTVEGRNDLNFEIVFGEYTYESGVEMVKKLKHIPDAVVCGNDMIAFGAMVELERRGFRIPQDVSVTGFDDILFSRMSRPPLTTVRQDAYLMGRVGAELLISAINEEIKNDVVLLETTLEIRGSTRERK, encoded by the coding sequence ATGAAGTCAAAACATGTGAGTATCAGGGATGTTGCAAAGCATGCAGGAGTATCGATAGCCACCGTTTCAAGGGTTTTCAACAAAACTTCCTTTGTTAGCGAAGAGTTGGTAGAAAAAGTTCTAACATCCGCCAGAGAGCTCGGATATCATCCCAATAGAGTTGCTCAAAGCCTTAGAAAAGGCCAAACAAAAACAATAGGGTTTTTGATTCCGGATATTGTTAATCCTTTCTTTTCCTCTATGGTGAAAGGGGCAGAAGATTTTTTGAAGTCTCTCGGGTATATTATTTTACTCTGCAGTTCTTCTGGGGACAGAGAAAAAGAAAACGAGCTTCTTGCCACATTCTATTCAAGGAAGATAGATGGGTTAATCGCAATAACCCTTGAAGAGAACAATCCACTGATAGATTCTGCGATCTCCAAAAAGATCCCAACTATTTTGATGGATAACATTGTAAATCGTCCAACTATTTCATGCGTTGCTTCTGATAACTATGGCGGTATCAAGAAATTAATGAATTACCTTATAGAGACCGGGCATCGTTCCTTCGTCTTTTTAAGTGGTGATCCAATCATTCATTCAGCCAAAGAAAGGCTCAAAGCGTTTAAAGATACTGTTGAAGGCAGAAACGACCTCAATTTTGAAATTGTTTTTGGAGAGTACACTTATGAAAGCGGCGTTGAAATGGTTAAAAAGCTAAAACATATTCCAGATGCTGTTGTCTGCGGAAATGACATGATAGCTTTTGGGGCAATGGTTGAACTTGAAAGGCGGGGATTTCGGATACCGCAAGACGTTTCTGTTACGGGATTTGATGACATACTGTTTTCAAGGATGAGTCGGCCGCCTTTGACAACAGTCAGGCAGGACGCTTATTTAATGGGGCGTGTCGGGGCTGAATTATTAATCAGCGCGATCAACGAGGAGATTAAGAATGATGTAGTTCTTTTGGAAACAACCCTTGAGATTAGGGGGAGTACCCGTGAAAGAAAATGA
- the rbsK gene encoding ribokinase, with product MIAVVGSNNVDVVLTVDHFTRAGETQKCTTLNYFPGGKGANQAVAAKKLGAEVYFLTCVGNDGNAQFAVESLKKAGLEKGIKKVDSPNGMAIIEVEASGNNRIVIYPGANAYLTESVVESARDELLKADVLLLQNEIPFSATLHAARLFHEAGKLVIFDPAPSKDITKEIFQYVDIITPNESEAVSLVGDLPPEMLIKELKKLGCKNVLLKLGEKGTIFSGELGEFSLGAFKVDAVDTTAAGDTFNGALAVAIENGLDMIDAVKFASAAAAISVTRMGAQPSCPTLEEVKFFLDERGVKI from the coding sequence ATGATAGCAGTAGTCGGAAGCAACAATGTTGATGTAGTTCTCACGGTTGACCATTTCACGCGCGCTGGTGAAACTCAAAAGTGCACAACACTAAATTACTTTCCTGGTGGAAAAGGAGCCAATCAAGCAGTAGCTGCTAAAAAGTTAGGAGCAGAGGTTTATTTCCTGACATGTGTAGGCAATGATGGAAATGCGCAGTTTGCCGTTGAAAGCCTGAAAAAAGCTGGCTTAGAGAAAGGGATTAAAAAAGTTGATTCTCCCAATGGCATGGCGATAATTGAAGTTGAAGCTTCGGGTAACAACCGGATAGTAATCTATCCCGGCGCAAACGCTTATCTTACTGAAAGTGTTGTGGAGTCCGCAAGAGATGAACTTTTGAAAGCGGACGTGCTTTTGTTGCAGAATGAGATTCCATTTTCTGCAACTCTTCATGCTGCTCGTTTATTTCACGAAGCGGGAAAACTCGTTATTTTCGATCCAGCACCTTCGAAAGATATAACGAAGGAGATCTTTCAGTACGTTGACATAATCACCCCAAACGAATCGGAAGCAGTTTCACTGGTAGGTGATTTGCCGCCGGAAATGTTGATTAAGGAACTGAAGAAACTTGGCTGTAAAAATGTACTGTTGAAACTTGGTGAGAAAGGAACTATCTTTTCTGGAGAACTTGGTGAATTCTCTCTTGGTGCTTTCAAGGTTGATGCAGTAGATACAACCGCTGCTGGCGATACATTCAACGGGGCTCTCGCGGTAGCTATCGAAAATGGGCTTGACATGATCGATGCGGTTAAATTTGCCAGTGCCGCTGCTGCAATTTCAGTTACACGTATGGGGGCGCAACCGTCTTGCCCAACACTTGAAGAGGTCAAGTTCTTTCTTGATGAACGCGGGGTGAAGATATGA
- the rbsD gene encoding D-ribose pyranase, producing MKRSGIINREIARIAAEMGHMDRITVCDCGFPIPDGAKVVDLSIIKGFPRLIDVLKALREELIIEKIILAKEIVDKNPEMHNAILKLFSDAAVDYVEHSEFKKIAAVSSKAYIRTGEATPYSNVILSSGVDF from the coding sequence ATGAAGCGCAGCGGAATTATAAACAGGGAGATTGCCAGAATAGCTGCGGAAATGGGGCATATGGACAGAATAACAGTTTGTGACTGTGGTTTCCCAATACCTGACGGCGCTAAAGTCGTAGATTTGTCGATTATCAAAGGTTTTCCCAGGTTGATCGATGTTCTCAAAGCGTTGCGAGAGGAACTTATTATAGAGAAAATAATTTTAGCGAAAGAAATCGTGGATAAAAACCCGGAAATGCACAATGCTATATTAAAGCTTTTTTCGGACGCGGCAGTTGATTACGTTGAACATTCGGAGTTTAAGAAAATCGCTGCTGTGAGTTCGAAAGCGTATATTAGAACGGGAGAAGCTACTCCATATTCCAACGTTATATTGTCTTCAGGCGTGGACTTTTAG
- a CDS encoding transaldolase family protein — protein MLFIDDFSEEAVKLVENPVFSGLTTNPTILKRDRPNLTMLGAVVLLEKIPGTMHFVQGSVKNTEWIQFLAGLIETGKISASKFVIKLPWEPSIAAPISKQLKKMGLKTCATAVYSLRQYYTALATGVDYVAVYFDRMKRSGIDPVKRIQEMLKIGANTNSSPKILAASIKELQSAYELITIGVDSLTLPLNLAKEFVKGDFPMNDLEIFENEFRM, from the coding sequence ATGCTGTTTATCGATGACTTCAGCGAAGAAGCTGTAAAACTGGTAGAAAATCCTGTCTTTTCAGGTTTGACCACGAACCCAACGATTTTGAAAAGGGATAGACCGAATCTTACCATGCTGGGAGCCGTGGTTTTACTGGAAAAAATCCCGGGAACAATGCACTTCGTTCAGGGAAGCGTAAAAAACACTGAATGGATACAGTTTTTAGCAGGACTGATCGAAACCGGAAAGATTTCCGCTTCCAAGTTTGTAATTAAACTTCCATGGGAGCCGAGTATCGCAGCACCTATCTCCAAACAGTTGAAGAAGATGGGATTGAAAACCTGTGCCACTGCCGTTTACTCTCTCAGACAGTACTACACAGCTTTAGCCACTGGTGTGGATTATGTCGCGGTTTATTTTGACAGGATGAAACGCTCCGGAATAGATCCTGTAAAACGGATTCAGGAAATGTTGAAAATAGGTGCTAACACCAATAGTTCTCCAAAGATTCTCGCAGCGAGTATCAAGGAACTTCAAAGTGCTTATGAACTCATCACTATCGGGGTCGATTCACTCACCTTACCATTGAATCTTGCTAAAGAATTCGTCAAAGGTGATTTCCCGATGAACGATCTTGAGATCTTTGAAAATGAATTCAGGATGTGA
- a CDS encoding DUF3795 domain-containing protein: MEFITNFFVALKILKEIEQNSNFILDISNYKRYIVNVKDKDSYKRATKIKTFCQPSKKGGNVMEKVVGVCGCICSDCRIYGKDCKGCHAIAGKPCWLHEVGLDVCDFYECCVIDKGLKHCGECIEIPCDRFWKNKNPAWTEEQHKRIVEERVILLKGLAQNEN; the protein is encoded by the coding sequence TTGGAATTTATCACCAATTTCTTCGTTGCTCTAAAAATTTTAAAAGAAATAGAGCAAAATTCTAATTTCATTCTTGACATTTCTAATTATAAACGGTATATTGTTAATGTAAAAGATAAAGATTCTTATAAAAGGGCGACAAAAATAAAGACCTTTTGTCAGCCATCAAAAAAAGGGGGAAATGTTATGGAAAAAGTCGTTGGGGTATGCGGGTGCATTTGTAGTGATTGCAGGATTTACGGAAAGGACTGCAAAGGATGTCATGCTATAGCGGGGAAGCCGTGCTGGTTGCATGAAGTGGGGCTTGATGTTTGTGATTTTTATGAATGCTGTGTAATTGACAAAGGGCTAAAACATTGCGGGGAATGTATAGAAATTCCATGTGACAGGTTCTGGAAGAATAAAAATCCTGCATGGACAGAAGAACAACACAAAAGAATTGTAGAAGAAAGGGTCATTTTACTTAAAGGATTAGCTCAGAATGAAAATTGA
- a CDS encoding helix-turn-helix transcriptional regulator: MVNYIKKVRITKGEITQEELARRVGVTRQTIIYIEKGKFNPSVKLALKIAKVLGCSVEELFELEEGDWI; this comes from the coding sequence ATGGTGAATTATATCAAGAAAGTCAGGATTACAAAAGGGGAAATAACTCAAGAGGAACTGGCCAGAAGGGTAGGGGTAACCAGACAGACGATCATTTATATCGAAAAAGGAAAGTTTAATCCTTCGGTTAAACTGGCTCTGAAGATAGCGAAGGTTCTTGGCTGTTCCGTTGAGGAGTTATTTGAATTGGAGGAAGGTGATTGGATATGA
- a CDS encoding sugar ABC transporter ATP-binding protein, with protein MKENEPILIMKGITKRFPGVLALNKVDFRLKHGEIHALVGENGAGKSTLIKILSGVHTPDEGEIILDGKPINFTSPIQAIRAGISVIYQELNLVEDLTVAENIYLGNEGGSWFNLRKKNICRRASELLKKLGFSISATEFVKDLNVSEKQLVEIAKALATNARIIVMDEPTATLTDHETKMLFDHVRNLKKRGVSIIFISHRLEEVFEIADTVTVLRDGQRISSDEISNYTRERLITDVVGRKIENMFPKENKVSDEIIFEVRELNVPGYVHNVSFNVRKGEIFGIAGLVGSGKSGIAMGIYGGLKATAKECKLLGKDYPIPSRPDIALEKGVILVPEDRKSQGLVLVLNILENVVLQNTKFISKLGHLNWKEGKRITNDMVNRLEVKTPSIKQRVSNLSGGNQQKVVLAKGLLRKPKLAIFVEPTRGIDVGAKVEVYKLMNELANQGVGIIMISSELPEVMGMSDRVLVMHRGKQREVFERSEMSQEKIIAAAMGG; from the coding sequence GTGAAAGAAAATGAGCCCATCCTGATAATGAAAGGAATTACAAAGCGTTTCCCTGGTGTACTTGCTCTAAATAAGGTAGATTTCCGGTTAAAACATGGGGAAATACACGCTCTTGTTGGTGAAAATGGAGCGGGGAAATCTACCTTAATAAAGATTTTAAGTGGAGTGCACACTCCAGATGAAGGGGAAATAATTCTTGATGGAAAGCCTATCAATTTTACCAGCCCAATTCAGGCTATCAGGGCGGGAATTTCGGTGATCTATCAGGAATTGAATCTCGTTGAGGATCTTACGGTTGCGGAAAATATATATCTTGGGAATGAAGGAGGAAGCTGGTTCAATTTACGGAAGAAAAATATTTGCAGACGGGCTTCCGAGTTACTAAAAAAGCTTGGTTTTTCTATATCCGCAACGGAATTTGTTAAAGACCTAAATGTTTCGGAAAAACAGTTAGTTGAAATCGCAAAAGCCCTCGCAACCAACGCACGTATCATAGTTATGGATGAACCCACGGCAACGCTTACTGACCATGAAACAAAAATGCTCTTTGATCATGTGAGGAATCTTAAAAAGAGAGGCGTTTCGATAATTTTTATATCCCATAGATTGGAAGAAGTGTTTGAAATTGCTGATACGGTTACTGTTTTAAGAGATGGTCAGAGGATCTCTTCCGACGAAATCTCCAATTACACCAGAGAACGTCTCATTACGGATGTCGTAGGACGAAAGATTGAAAATATGTTCCCCAAAGAAAACAAAGTTTCTGATGAAATCATTTTTGAGGTTCGGGAGCTCAATGTACCGGGTTATGTACATAATGTGAGTTTCAATGTCAGGAAAGGTGAAATATTCGGGATCGCCGGGCTTGTCGGGAGCGGTAAAAGCGGGATCGCAATGGGGATCTATGGGGGCTTAAAGGCAACTGCGAAAGAATGTAAACTTCTTGGAAAAGATTATCCGATTCCAAGCAGACCGGATATCGCTCTCGAAAAAGGAGTGATCCTCGTACCGGAAGATAGAAAAAGTCAGGGTTTGGTGCTCGTCCTGAATATACTGGAGAATGTTGTCCTCCAGAATACAAAGTTTATCTCCAAGTTAGGGCATTTGAATTGGAAAGAGGGTAAGAGGATCACGAATGATATGGTAAATCGACTTGAAGTGAAGACGCCTTCTATTAAGCAAAGAGTATCGAATCTTTCGGGTGGTAACCAGCAAAAGGTTGTTCTCGCAAAAGGACTTTTAAGGAAACCAAAATTGGCCATTTTTGTTGAACCCACTAGAGGAATAGATGTTGGAGCCAAAGTCGAGGTTTATAAGCTCATGAATGAACTGGCAAACCAGGGGGTTGGTATTATAATGATTTCCTCAGAACTTCCAGAAGTTATGGGAATGAGTGATAGGGTGCTTGTTATGCACCGGGGAAAGCAAAGGGAAGTTTTTGAACGTTCAGAAATGAGTCAGGAAAAAATTATAGCTGCTGCTATGGGAGGCTGA